One Engystomops pustulosus chromosome 11, aEngPut4.maternal, whole genome shotgun sequence DNA window includes the following coding sequences:
- the RBP5 gene encoding retinol-binding protein 5, with the protein MAAALQGKYELVSQENLEEYLKALNLNIALRKIVLLLRPEKEFIVDGDHMIIRTLSTFRNYIMDFTLGKEFEEDLAVIDGKICQTTVSWEGNKLVCVQKGDIPNRGWKQWLDGDLLYAELTAGDAVCIQKFRKVS; encoded by the exons ATGGCTGCAGCGCTCCAGGGAAAGTACGAGCTGGTGTCACAGGAAAACCTGGAGGAATATCTCAAAGCTTTAA ATCTGAATATTGCCCTTCGTAAGATCGTGCTACTTTTGCGCCCAGAGAAAGAGTTCATAGTGGACGGCGACCATATGATCATCCGAACGCTCAGCACCTTCCGTAATTACATCATGGATTTCACCTTGGGGAAAGAATTTGAGGAAGATCTGGCTGTCATAGATGGAAAAATCTGCCAG acCACCGTATCCTGGGAGGGCAACAAACTTGTGTGTGTCCAGAAGGGTGATATACCAAACCGTGGCTGGAAGCAGTGGCTGGATGGAGATCTCTTGTATGCG GAGCTGACGGCGGGGGATGCAGTCTGTATTCAAAAATTCCGCAAAGTATCATGA